AGGTCAACGCCCTTGAGCACGGCCAGTTTGCGACCATCACCGATGGTATAATCGCGGTGCAGCCCCTTGAGGCTGAGGGGCAAATTACTCATAGCGCCATTATTCATAACGGAGCGCCTCCACGGGTTCGAGCTTGGAGGCCCACAAGGCCGGGAAGAAGGTCGAGAGACAGGCCGCCAGGAAGGAGGCGATCACCACGAAAGCGACCTCGGTCGGCTCCATCTTGGCCGGCACGGCATCGAGATAATAGACGCTCGGATCGAACAGCTTGGTGTGGAACACCCACTCCAGGAAATGCTGGATGTCCCCGATAAAGGTGCAGAACAGCACGCCGAGCAACAGGCCGCAGGCGGTGCCGGCCGCGCCGATGGTGGTGCCGGCGATGAAGAAGATGCGCAGGATGGAGGAACGATCCGCCCCCATGGTGCGCAGGATAGCGACGTCGCGCGTCTTGTTTTTCACCAGCATGACGATGCCCGAAATGATGTTGAGCATAGCGATGATGACGATGAAGAACAGAATGAAGCGCATAGCCGTGCGCTCGATCTTGAGCGCGCTCCATAGCGAGGCATTGATCTCTTTCCAGGTGTAGACAACTGCGCCCGGACCGGCGGCAGCGGCGACGCCATCGTGGTATTTTTCAATGTCGAAAGGCTTCTTCACCTTGAGTTCGATCACGTCCCATTCGTCTTCACGATCGAAGAAAAGCTGGGCCTGCGTGATCGGCATAAAGATAAAATTCTTGTCGATATCGCTGACACCGCTGCTGAAAATACCGCCGACCGTATAGGCCTTACGGCGCG
The window above is part of the Asticcacaulis sp. MM231 genome. Proteins encoded here:
- a CDS encoding lipoprotein-releasing ABC transporter permease subunit; this translates as MGAVLSLFRFKAWEFDLAMKYLRTKRKDGGIAVIAIISFVGIMLAVTALISVLSVMNGFRDEMVSRLLAFGGHEYVSGAPLNDFAHRDETLKRLRAVPGVTEVSPHIDQYGLVQSTHGETQATIMRGVAPDVLKGTKIVADHIQKGGSLDSFGVGEYGGDNVLVGDDLAQNLGINAGDEITLMTPGGSTAFGAAPRRKAYTVGGIFSSGVSDIDKNFIFMPITQAQLFFDREDEWDVIELKVKKPFDIEKYHDGVAAAAGPGAVVYTWKEINASLWSALKIERTAMRFILFFIVIIAMLNIISGIVMLVKNKTRDVAILRTMGADRSSILRIFFIAGTTIGAAGTACGLLLGVLFCTFIGDIQHFLEWVFHTKLFDPSVYYLDAVPAKMEPTEVAFVVIASFLAACLSTFFPALWASKLEPVEALRYE